One genomic region from Deinococcus ruber encodes:
- a CDS encoding IS5 family transposase (programmed frameshift), whose protein sequence is MRLTDEQWVLLAPFLTPPEKTTKRGRPRRDDRTLLEGILWVLRTGAQWEKLPRDDDLPKSTCFTRFQEWNDRNVFPAVLGRLYELLEDQGLLDLREAFIDGTFSAANKGARMFGPTKKGKGTKIMIMVDANGTPLAVHTDSASPAEVKLVQDTLDASFGFDFPERLIGDKAYDSDGLYADLAAIGIEMIAPNRKNRRRKTQDGRPLRRYKRRWKVERTIAWLQSFRRVRTRDEHKTQHFLGFVQLACIMILLRRISG, encoded by the exons ATGCGGTTGACCGATGAGCAGTGGGTGCTGCTTGCGCCGTTCTTGACGCCACCCGAGAAGACCACCAAGCGAGGTCGTCCCAGGCGGGACGACCGGACCCTCCTCGAAGGTATCCTCTGGGTGCTGCGAACGGGGGCCCAGTGGGAGAAGTTGCCACGAGACGACGACCTTCCAAAGTCCACCTGCTTCACTCGCTTTCAGGAATGGAATGACCGCAATGTATTCCCAGCGGTTCTCGGGCGGCTGTATGAGCTGCTGGAAGACCAGGGCCTGCTCGATCTGCGCGAAGCGTTCATTGACGGCACCTTCAGTGCCGCCAACAAGGGGGCTCGGATGT TCGGCCCCACCAAGAAGGGCAAGGGCACCAAGATCATGATCATGGTCGATGCGAATGGCACGCCACTCGCCGTTCACACCGACAGCGCCAGCCCAGCGGAGGTCAAGCTCGTTCAGGACACGCTGGACGCTTCATTTGGGTTTGACTTCCCAGAGCGGCTGATCGGCGACAAAGCGTATGACAGTGATGGGCTGTATGCCGATCTCGCGGCGATCGGTATTGAAATGATTGCGCCCAACCGGAAGAACAGGAGGCGCAAGACCCAGGATGGACGCCCACTGCGACGCTATAAACGGCGCTGGAAAGTAGAGCGGACCATCGCCTGGTTGCAGTCTTTCCGGAGGGTACGAACCCGCGATGAACACAAGACCCAGCACTTCCTCGGCTTCGTTCAGCTGGCCTGCATCATGATCTTGCTCCGCCGAATTTCTGGATAG
- a CDS encoding transposase yields MPGRNHSREFKLQVVGQVHAGLHTTAQRCREHSLAASLIHRWRKEVEDRGEAAFTDGAKTDRSAELRIAELERYCGQLALENSILRTSLATYPLKKGTASDYGCACRASHGVGASLVCPARCQPVLVCPSAGP; encoded by the coding sequence ATGCCAGGACGGAATCACAGCCGTGAGTTTAAACTTCAGGTGGTCGGTCAGGTTCACGCTGGCCTGCACACCACCGCCCAACGCTGCCGGGAGCACTCACTGGCTGCCAGCCTGATTCACCGATGGCGGAAAGAAGTCGAAGACCGCGGTGAGGCTGCATTCACCGACGGCGCCAAAACGGACCGCAGCGCGGAACTTCGCATCGCGGAGTTGGAGCGGTACTGTGGCCAGCTGGCCCTGGAAAACTCCATCTTGCGAACATCGCTGGCGACGTACCCCTTGAAAAAAGGCACCGCTTCGGATTACGGATGCGCGTGTCGCGCATCCCACGGTGTCGGTGCGTCGCTTGTGTGCCCTGCACGATGTCAGCCGGTCCTGGTATGTCCATCAGCTGGGCCGTGA
- a CDS encoding IS630 family transposase: MVRFGGFTPQYLNDLQTLLNDPTRLVFVDESSFNTAMSRRFARSPKGERVTTFLPRNQGKNQSLICALCHTGPEAAFVFEGTVDGDAFVWYVEHVLCPCLKKGQVVFLDHLSAHDRTEAVDLIEEGGCEVQYLPRYSPDLNPIEMLFSKVKALVRGGNWRALEDLWKVIGTAPSTVSLKDVWGWYTAAYPSLLL; the protein is encoded by the coding sequence GTGGTCCGGTTCGGGGGGTTCACTCCACAGTATCTCAATGATCTTCAAACGTTGCTCAATGATCCTACCCGACTCGTCTTTGTGGATGAATCATCCTTCAATACAGCCATGAGCAGGCGCTTTGCACGCTCACCCAAAGGTGAGCGTGTCACCACCTTTCTTCCGAGAAACCAGGGAAAGAATCAAAGCCTCATCTGTGCCTTGTGTCATACAGGGCCAGAAGCCGCCTTCGTCTTTGAAGGCACAGTCGATGGTGATGCCTTTGTTTGGTATGTCGAGCATGTCCTTTGTCCGTGTTTGAAAAAAGGCCAAGTTGTTTTTCTGGATCATCTCTCGGCACACGATCGTACAGAGGCGGTAGATTTGATTGAAGAAGGTGGATGTGAAGTTCAATATCTCCCTCGCTACAGCCCAGACCTGAATCCGATTGAAATGCTGTTCTCGAAAGTGAAAGCGTTGGTTCGAGGTGGTAATTGGCGTGCGCTGGAAGACCTCTGGAAGGTCATTGGCACTGCCCCGTCTACCGTCTCGCTCAAGGATGTGTGGGGCTGGTACACCGCCGCCTACCCATCACTCTTACTATGA